From Streptomyces spororaveus, a single genomic window includes:
- a CDS encoding radical SAM protein: MVPDHRQAVALGAEEVQLIGGEPTLHPGFVAIARHAVDSGLRVRVYSNLFRIRDEHWRLLEHPRVRLATTYHSSVAAEHDEVTGRPGSHEATRANIVEAVRRGIAVKVAVLHAGDQACAERARAELEAFGVRDVHVGRVRAVGNAAGTTLPSTAELCGRCGDRRATVLPGGDVAVCEIGRFLTAGNVQGAGLDSVCPARSGPRRARSSRGGRT, from the coding sequence CTGGTTCCGGACCATCGACAGGCCGTCGCTCTGGGCGCCGAGGAGGTCCAGCTGATCGGCGGCGAGCCGACGCTCCACCCCGGCTTCGTCGCCATCGCCCGGCACGCGGTGGATTCCGGCCTGCGGGTCCGGGTCTACAGCAACCTCTTCCGCATCCGCGACGAGCACTGGCGGCTGCTGGAGCACCCCAGGGTCCGGCTGGCGACGACGTACCACAGCAGCGTCGCGGCTGAGCACGACGAAGTCACCGGCCGCCCAGGCTCGCACGAGGCGACGCGCGCCAACATCGTCGAGGCGGTCAGGCGCGGCATCGCGGTGAAGGTCGCCGTCCTCCACGCCGGCGACCAGGCGTGTGCCGAGCGGGCCCGCGCGGAGCTGGAGGCCTTCGGCGTCCGCGACGTGCACGTCGGGAGGGTGCGGGCCGTCGGCAACGCGGCGGGTACCACGCTGCCGTCCACTGCCGAGCTGTGCGGGCGCTGCGGGGACAGGCGGGCCACGGTCCTGCCAGGCGGCGATGTGGCGGTCTGCGAGATCGGCAGGTTCCTGACCGCGGGCAACGTCCAGGGAGCCGGCCTGGACTCCGTCTGTCCAGCCCGCAGTGGGCCGAGGCGAGCGCGATCATCCCGCGGCGGACGGACCTGA